The following are encoded in a window of Vigna unguiculata cultivar IT97K-499-35 chromosome 8, ASM411807v1, whole genome shotgun sequence genomic DNA:
- the LOC114193466 gene encoding NHP2-like protein 1, translating into MTGETVNPKAYPLADAQLTITILDLVQQAANYKQLKKGANEATKTLNRGISEFVVMAADTEPLEILLHLPLLAEDKNVPYVFVPSKQALGRACGVTRPVIACSVTTNEGSQLKSQIQQLKDAIEKLLI; encoded by the exons ATG ACCGGAGAGACCGTGAACCCAAAAGCTTACCCTTTGGCGGATGCTCAACTCACCATAACAATACTTGATCTTGTTCAACAAGCTGCCAACTACAAGCAACTCAAAAAGGGTGCTAATGAag CCACCAAAACTCTGAATAGAGGTATTTCTGAGTTCGTTGTCATGGCTGCAGACACCGAGCCTCTTGAAATCCTTCTCCATCTTCCTCTGCTTGCTGAGGACAAG AATGTTCCCTATGTATTTGTCCCATCGAAACAAGCACTTGGGCGAGCATGTGGTGTCACACGGCCAGTGATTGCATGTTCTGTTACAACTAATGAAGGAAGTCAACTGAAATCCCAAATTCAGCAGCTAAAG GATGCTATTGAGAAGCTTTTGATCTGA
- the LOC114194585 gene encoding rab3 GTPase-activating protein catalytic subunit-like isoform X1: MEEHTFVSKARNAFHSAAAKAERVLMDFKSDREDHDRNSSQEADSPNSNIENESKEVRSDLKHIKWRPPHIGIKQDWQDRIKNIGRGRKEVEDTDKVGDANMAVPFYDDNLYTLNVKKDQDAKASELFPSVESLTAATKDPIPPSSVLKQLAVAVEAGSKVKSVKEFIGSSGGSSLANDRAALSLSAVKALVLREKEDGHTQEFISNEKVVQLISSLFDPEGDFLTRKINSNTEETAMTSLPRDIHGAPPESLVVKLAEILGNYRTVRKMALFWCCVVAEVRKLWSEGQHLPGVPKNEIPDLNSCLVYQHFQLINCCISRKRFRVVATESLDSMMKQASSDTKESSDYNAGAPASPVLYARLNSGELVLRLGADRLAGDMTLLETGEPVYSPVTQEGPLLTEDLIRETEEFVLRTGSVGAGCSQLLSDMQAFKAANPGCILEDFVRWHSPPDWTDNEASAEDSDVFDSAESLSAKGQLSRRMQKEGNLWRELWETSKPVPAVKQAPLFDEDLAVEGILNAFEDIDLSDLFLQLFVSLLGLGFAIAEPMLSSNGDFSKLFYDCKEYIIAACQSTRLNEKVDDLFQAYETVERMLLNPEEALKMIKQTDESTMVSDEPKSPLKKLKLIFAGKDKLRKSLSKDQLNEEEKPGRQSFSSFFDSKASLFSKKHPKSGSPSPSEKSPLDIGWSVV, translated from the exons ATGGAGGAGCACACCTTCGTGTCCAAAGCGAGGAACGCCTTTCATTCTGCGGCGGCAAAAGCGGAGCGCGTGCTCATGGATTTCAAATCCGATCGAG AAGATCACGATAGGAACTCGTCGCAGGAAGCGGATTCTCCCAACAGCAACATCGAAAACGAGTCCAAGGAG GTTCGCAGTGATTTGAAGCATATAAAGTGGAGGCCTCCGCATATTGGAATAAAGCAGGATTGGCAAGATAGGATAAAGAACATCGGGAGAGGGAGAAAAGAAGTTGAAGATACTGATAAAGTTGGGGATGCGAACATGGCAGTTCCATTTTATGATGATAATTTATACACCCTGAATGTGAAGAAAGATCAAGATGCTAAG GCTTCAGAATTATTTCCTTCAGTTGAAAGCCTAACTGCTGCAACTAAAGATCCTATTCCTCCGTCATCTGTACTCAAGCAATTGGCTGTAGCTGTTGA GGCTGGAAGTAAAGTGAAGTCAGTGAAAGAATTTATAGGTTCATCAGGAGGTTCTTCACTTGCAAATGACAGGGCAGCCTTGAGTCTCTCTGCTGTTAAGGCGTTAGTGCTACGTGAAAAGGAGGATGGACACACTCAGGAGTTTATTAGCAATGAGAAAGTTGTGCAGTTAATCAGTTCTTTGTTTGATCCAG AGGGAGATTTCCTTACGAGAAAGATCAACTCTAATACAGAGGAAACTGCCATGACGTCTTTGCCAAGAGATATTCATGGTGCTCCTCCTGAAAGTCTTGTTGTTAAGCTAGCTGAAATCCTTGGAAACTACAGGACTGTCCGTAAAATGGCTCTTTTCTGGTGCTGTGTTGTTGCTGAA GTAAGAAAACTTTGGTCTGAGGGGCAACACTTACCAGGAGTCCCCAAGAACGAGATTCCTGATTTGAATTCATGTCTTgtatatcaacattttcaattaattaattgcTGCATTTCTCGGAAAAGGTTTCGTGTTGTTGCCACTGAATCTCTAGACTCTATGATGAAGCAAGCTAGCTCAGACACAAAAGAATCATCTGATTATAATGCTGGAGCTCCTGCAAGCCCTGTTCTATATGCTAGATTAAACAGTGGGGAGCTTGTTCTACGACTTGGTGCAGATCGTCTTGCTGGAGATATGACATTGTTGGAAACTGGCGAGCCTGTGTATTCTCCAGTCACCCAg GAAGGGCCTTTGCTTACTGAGGATCTAATCAGGGAAACAGAGGAGTTTGTGCTGCGGACTGGGAG TGTTGGAGCTGGGTGCTCTCAATTGCTCTCAGATATGCAAGCTTTCAAG GCTGCAAATCCTGGATGTATTTTAGAGGATTTTGTAAGATGGCACTCTCCTCCTGATTGGACAGACAATGAGGCAAGTGCAGAGGATAGTGATGTTTTTGATAGTGCAGAGTCATTGTCTGCCAAAGGTCAGCTAAGTCGGCGAATGCAAAAAGAAG GTAATTTGTGGCGTGAATTGTGGGAAACATCAAAACCAGTACCAGCTGTTAAGCAGGCACCCCTGTTTGATGAGGATTTGGCAGT GGAGGGCATCCTCAATGCTTTTGAGGACATCGATCTTTCTGATCTTTTTCTACAGCTGTTTGTTTCTTTG CTTGGTTTAGGATTTGCAATTGCTGAACCTATGCTGTCTAGTAATGGTGACTTCTCGAAGTTATTCTATGACTGCAAGGAGTACATAATTGCCGCTTGTCAAAGCACCAGATTAAATGAGAAAGTTGATGATCTTTTCCAG GCATATGAAACAGTGGAGAGAATGTTATTAAATCCTGAAGAAGCACTAAAGATGATTAAGCAGACAGACGAATCAACTATGGTTAGTGATGAACCAAAGAGCCCGTTGAAGAAGCTTAAACTTATCTTTGCCGGCAAAGATAAACTGAGGAAGTCTCTCTCAAAGGATCAGTTAAATGAGGAAGAAAAGCCTGGTCGGCAATCATTCTCAAGTTTCTTTGATAGCAAGGCATCTTTGTTTTCAAAGAAGCATCCAAAGTCTGGATCCCCATCTCCTTCTGAGAAATCTCCTCTCGATATTGGTTGGTCGGTTGTATAG
- the LOC114194585 gene encoding rab3 GTPase-activating protein catalytic subunit-like isoform X2, which translates to MEEHTFVSKARNAFHSAAAKAERVLMDFKSDRDHDRNSSQEADSPNSNIENESKEVRSDLKHIKWRPPHIGIKQDWQDRIKNIGRGRKEVEDTDKVGDANMAVPFYDDNLYTLNVKKDQDAKASELFPSVESLTAATKDPIPPSSVLKQLAVAVEAGSKVKSVKEFIGSSGGSSLANDRAALSLSAVKALVLREKEDGHTQEFISNEKVVQLISSLFDPEGDFLTRKINSNTEETAMTSLPRDIHGAPPESLVVKLAEILGNYRTVRKMALFWCCVVAEVRKLWSEGQHLPGVPKNEIPDLNSCLVYQHFQLINCCISRKRFRVVATESLDSMMKQASSDTKESSDYNAGAPASPVLYARLNSGELVLRLGADRLAGDMTLLETGEPVYSPVTQEGPLLTEDLIRETEEFVLRTGSVGAGCSQLLSDMQAFKAANPGCILEDFVRWHSPPDWTDNEASAEDSDVFDSAESLSAKGQLSRRMQKEGNLWRELWETSKPVPAVKQAPLFDEDLAVEGILNAFEDIDLSDLFLQLFVSLLGLGFAIAEPMLSSNGDFSKLFYDCKEYIIAACQSTRLNEKVDDLFQAYETVERMLLNPEEALKMIKQTDESTMVSDEPKSPLKKLKLIFAGKDKLRKSLSKDQLNEEEKPGRQSFSSFFDSKASLFSKKHPKSGSPSPSEKSPLDIGWSVV; encoded by the exons ATGGAGGAGCACACCTTCGTGTCCAAAGCGAGGAACGCCTTTCATTCTGCGGCGGCAAAAGCGGAGCGCGTGCTCATGGATTTCAAATCCGATCGAG ATCACGATAGGAACTCGTCGCAGGAAGCGGATTCTCCCAACAGCAACATCGAAAACGAGTCCAAGGAG GTTCGCAGTGATTTGAAGCATATAAAGTGGAGGCCTCCGCATATTGGAATAAAGCAGGATTGGCAAGATAGGATAAAGAACATCGGGAGAGGGAGAAAAGAAGTTGAAGATACTGATAAAGTTGGGGATGCGAACATGGCAGTTCCATTTTATGATGATAATTTATACACCCTGAATGTGAAGAAAGATCAAGATGCTAAG GCTTCAGAATTATTTCCTTCAGTTGAAAGCCTAACTGCTGCAACTAAAGATCCTATTCCTCCGTCATCTGTACTCAAGCAATTGGCTGTAGCTGTTGA GGCTGGAAGTAAAGTGAAGTCAGTGAAAGAATTTATAGGTTCATCAGGAGGTTCTTCACTTGCAAATGACAGGGCAGCCTTGAGTCTCTCTGCTGTTAAGGCGTTAGTGCTACGTGAAAAGGAGGATGGACACACTCAGGAGTTTATTAGCAATGAGAAAGTTGTGCAGTTAATCAGTTCTTTGTTTGATCCAG AGGGAGATTTCCTTACGAGAAAGATCAACTCTAATACAGAGGAAACTGCCATGACGTCTTTGCCAAGAGATATTCATGGTGCTCCTCCTGAAAGTCTTGTTGTTAAGCTAGCTGAAATCCTTGGAAACTACAGGACTGTCCGTAAAATGGCTCTTTTCTGGTGCTGTGTTGTTGCTGAA GTAAGAAAACTTTGGTCTGAGGGGCAACACTTACCAGGAGTCCCCAAGAACGAGATTCCTGATTTGAATTCATGTCTTgtatatcaacattttcaattaattaattgcTGCATTTCTCGGAAAAGGTTTCGTGTTGTTGCCACTGAATCTCTAGACTCTATGATGAAGCAAGCTAGCTCAGACACAAAAGAATCATCTGATTATAATGCTGGAGCTCCTGCAAGCCCTGTTCTATATGCTAGATTAAACAGTGGGGAGCTTGTTCTACGACTTGGTGCAGATCGTCTTGCTGGAGATATGACATTGTTGGAAACTGGCGAGCCTGTGTATTCTCCAGTCACCCAg GAAGGGCCTTTGCTTACTGAGGATCTAATCAGGGAAACAGAGGAGTTTGTGCTGCGGACTGGGAG TGTTGGAGCTGGGTGCTCTCAATTGCTCTCAGATATGCAAGCTTTCAAG GCTGCAAATCCTGGATGTATTTTAGAGGATTTTGTAAGATGGCACTCTCCTCCTGATTGGACAGACAATGAGGCAAGTGCAGAGGATAGTGATGTTTTTGATAGTGCAGAGTCATTGTCTGCCAAAGGTCAGCTAAGTCGGCGAATGCAAAAAGAAG GTAATTTGTGGCGTGAATTGTGGGAAACATCAAAACCAGTACCAGCTGTTAAGCAGGCACCCCTGTTTGATGAGGATTTGGCAGT GGAGGGCATCCTCAATGCTTTTGAGGACATCGATCTTTCTGATCTTTTTCTACAGCTGTTTGTTTCTTTG CTTGGTTTAGGATTTGCAATTGCTGAACCTATGCTGTCTAGTAATGGTGACTTCTCGAAGTTATTCTATGACTGCAAGGAGTACATAATTGCCGCTTGTCAAAGCACCAGATTAAATGAGAAAGTTGATGATCTTTTCCAG GCATATGAAACAGTGGAGAGAATGTTATTAAATCCTGAAGAAGCACTAAAGATGATTAAGCAGACAGACGAATCAACTATGGTTAGTGATGAACCAAAGAGCCCGTTGAAGAAGCTTAAACTTATCTTTGCCGGCAAAGATAAACTGAGGAAGTCTCTCTCAAAGGATCAGTTAAATGAGGAAGAAAAGCCTGGTCGGCAATCATTCTCAAGTTTCTTTGATAGCAAGGCATCTTTGTTTTCAAAGAAGCATCCAAAGTCTGGATCCCCATCTCCTTCTGAGAAATCTCCTCTCGATATTGGTTGGTCGGTTGTATAG
- the LOC114194587 gene encoding zinc finger protein 526 encodes MRCLQFQSSLLLPLHAKLKHQQHHHISHTSKLFYLSTHQPPCFLHLPSSTPLSTKALPHLMVVPPAESGDLSSLLPIGGVLLSMYVVTNFVVPGFLANSFPKDESNEEKDDDDEDEEDDEEEDE; translated from the exons ATGAGGTGCCTCCAGTTCCAATCTTCACTGCTTCTTCCCTTGCATGCAAAACTCAAACACCAGCAACATCATCATATAAGCCACACCTCCAAACTATTTTACCTTTCTACCCACCAACCTCCATGTTTTCTGCACTTACCTTCATCAACTCCATTAAGTACCAAGGCACTCCCACATTTAATGGTGGTTCCTCCAGCAGAATCCGGCGACCTATCATCGTTGCTTCCGATAGG TGGCGTGCTTCTATCAATGTACGTCGTCACGAATTTTGTCGTCCCAGGTTTCCTTGCCAACTCTTTTCCAAAGGATGAGTCAAACGAAGAGAAGGATGATGacgatgaagatgaagaagatgacgaagaagaagatgaataa